The following coding sequences are from one Desulfosporosinus orientis DSM 765 window:
- a CDS encoding acetyl-CoA hydrolase/transferase family protein, translated as MDYKSDYKRKSVSADEAVKVVKCGDNVHYGEFMMNSHVLDAALAKRKDELTGVNIRSVCCPFPPQTATSDPERKHFIYNDWHFSGASRKLHDKNMCNYIPLTYHEAPSFFDRGWIPIDVALIKVTPPDQHGYVNLGTSNSCTHTFCDAAKIVIAEVNESVPRCLGGSRETLHVSEIDFFVQGDNRPLIQLPEILITDVDKRIATTILGQIEDGACLQLGIGAMPNAVGALIAQSDLKDLGVHTEMLVDSFVDMFEAGRINGLRKQRDKGKIVYTFAMGTQKLYDFLDNNPNCAIYSVDYTNDPDIICQNDNMICINNAIEVDLFGQVASESSGIRQISGTGGQLDYIYGSYKSKGGKGLICLTSTYVDQEGKKQSRIKPTLTPGAIVTVPRSINYYVVTEYGIAMLKGKSTWQRAEALINIAHPDFREELIKEAEANKIWVRSNKVS; from the coding sequence TTGGATTATAAGAGCGATTACAAACGCAAATCCGTCTCTGCTGATGAAGCGGTCAAGGTTGTAAAATGTGGTGATAATGTTCATTACGGGGAATTCATGATGAATTCACATGTTTTGGATGCTGCCTTGGCCAAGAGAAAAGACGAATTAACGGGGGTCAACATTAGATCTGTTTGCTGTCCTTTTCCTCCGCAAACAGCTACAAGTGATCCCGAAAGAAAACATTTCATTTATAATGACTGGCACTTCAGTGGTGCAAGCAGAAAGCTTCATGATAAAAATATGTGCAATTATATTCCGTTGACCTATCACGAAGCTCCCAGTTTTTTTGACAGAGGTTGGATACCGATTGACGTGGCCTTGATTAAGGTAACTCCTCCTGATCAACATGGCTATGTCAACTTGGGTACTTCTAATTCGTGTACTCATACTTTTTGTGATGCAGCTAAAATCGTTATTGCCGAAGTCAATGAGTCTGTACCGAGATGTTTGGGTGGCTCAAGGGAAACCTTACATGTATCTGAAATTGATTTTTTTGTTCAGGGTGACAATAGACCCTTAATTCAACTTCCCGAAATATTGATAACCGATGTGGATAAGAGAATCGCTACAACCATATTAGGGCAAATAGAGGATGGTGCCTGTCTACAGTTAGGAATCGGAGCAATGCCCAATGCAGTTGGGGCATTGATAGCCCAATCGGACTTAAAAGACTTAGGAGTTCATACTGAAATGTTAGTGGATTCTTTCGTGGATATGTTTGAAGCTGGGAGAATTAATGGTCTGCGCAAACAGCGTGACAAAGGAAAAATAGTATATACCTTTGCCATGGGAACACAGAAGCTCTATGATTTCTTGGATAATAACCCTAATTGTGCAATTTACTCAGTAGATTATACTAACGACCCCGATATAATTTGTCAAAATGATAATATGATTTGCATAAATAACGCTATTGAAGTGGATCTTTTCGGTCAAGTCGCATCAGAGTCTTCTGGAATAAGGCAGATTTCAGGAACCGGCGGCCAGTTGGATTATATTTATGGGTCCTATAAATCCAAGGGCGGTAAGGGTTTGATCTGTCTTACCTCTACTTACGTAGATCAAGAGGGCAAGAAGCAATCACGTATCAAACCAACTCTGACTCCTGGGGCTATTGTTACCGTTCCTAGGAGTATAAATTATTATGTGGTCACTGAATACGGTATAGCAATGCTTAAGGGAAAGAGTACGTGGCAACGAGCGGAAGCCTTGATCAATATTGCTCATCCTGATTTTCGTGAAGAACTGATCAAAGAAGCTGAAGCAAATAAGATTTGGGTGAGATCCAATAAAGTATCCTAA
- a CDS encoding thiolase family protein: MATELNEVVMVSACRTPIGSYGGSLASVPANELTKIAAAEAIKRAGIEPNQVDEIVAGMCMHHGNGSLPPRIVAMEIGMDPRSSASMVNQNCASGMRALEIAAMKLQLGKCDIALVTGTESMSNVPYISRNMRWGARMADVKMEDPMLSDGLVCKLAGSHMGGTADNIAKLYGITREECDELALLSNQRAVRAIDEGRFQREIVPVPVRKGKKEFLFAQDEHPKRDANLEGLAKLKPAFTNDGVVTAGNASGLNDAAAAVVLMTKKKAQELGIKPLMKLINVCDEGVEAQVMGLGPAVAIPKCLKEAGMKYEDIDYWEINEAFAAQVIGVAKKIKDEAGIILNMGTFEQDGNINSNGSGIGLGHPVGCTALRIIVSLYYELERLGKTTGGASLCVGGGPAMASLWTREI; the protein is encoded by the coding sequence ATGGCAACGGAACTTAACGAAGTTGTAATGGTTAGTGCTTGCAGAACACCGATTGGTTCCTATGGTGGTTCGCTCGCGTCGGTACCGGCCAATGAATTGACTAAGATTGCAGCTGCTGAAGCCATTAAAAGAGCGGGAATTGAACCAAATCAGGTGGATGAAATTGTGGCCGGAATGTGCATGCATCATGGCAATGGTTCATTACCTCCTCGTATTGTGGCAATGGAAATAGGTATGGATCCAAGATCAAGCGCCTCCATGGTTAATCAAAACTGCGCGTCAGGCATGAGAGCTTTGGAGATTGCTGCCATGAAACTTCAATTGGGTAAATGCGATATAGCGCTGGTAACCGGTACAGAAAGTATGAGCAATGTTCCTTATATCTCTAGGAATATGAGGTGGGGGGCAAGAATGGCTGATGTCAAAATGGAAGACCCTATGCTTTCTGATGGACTGGTATGCAAACTGGCTGGCTCCCACATGGGCGGGACGGCTGATAACATTGCTAAACTGTATGGAATTACCCGAGAGGAATGTGATGAACTGGCACTTCTTAGCAATCAGAGAGCAGTAAGAGCTATTGATGAAGGCCGTTTCCAGAGAGAGATTGTACCTGTTCCGGTTAGAAAGGGAAAGAAAGAATTTTTGTTTGCCCAGGACGAGCATCCTAAAAGGGATGCAAACCTTGAAGGTTTGGCTAAACTGAAACCCGCATTTACTAACGATGGAGTTGTAACGGCCGGCAACGCATCCGGTCTTAATGACGCTGCTGCAGCTGTTGTTTTGATGACCAAGAAAAAGGCTCAAGAATTAGGAATTAAACCTCTGATGAAACTGATCAATGTCTGTGATGAAGGGGTAGAAGCTCAGGTAATGGGTTTAGGCCCCGCTGTTGCCATACCTAAATGCTTGAAAGAAGCCGGAATGAAATATGAAGACATTGATTACTGGGAAATCAACGAAGCCTTTGCAGCCCAAGTCATTGGTGTTGCTAAGAAGATTAAAGATGAAGCAGGCATCATTTTGAATATGGGTACCTTTGAACAGGACGGCAACATTAACAGTAATGGATCTGGAATCGGACTGGGACATCCGGTTGGATGTACTGCACTGCGCATAATTGTCAGTCTTTACTATGAACTGGAGAGACTTGGGAAAACAACAGGCGGAGCATCTCTTTGTGTAGGCGGCGGACCAGCTATGGCTTCTCTGTGGACTCGGGAGATATAG
- a CDS encoding sigma-54-dependent Fis family transcriptional regulator — protein sequence MGFFVDEMIMARQDSVENLSTADFPKVSVDWKISEVYEAFAHTSDYIYVVNKEGLLVGVINHETMLKSGCGSYKTMRQLVGEFKYQMPMSLVSGSSVKDAISFFFEQKVNEVPVIDEAGRMIGVLKLWTLLEHLASTLDKLYQEFNESMKLTATLGAVIENPYEGMVVVDENSRVVMINNFYLEALGITREQALGQHIYELTPHSKLPDIVRTGKAQFAEYWKVRGQEFMIFRAPIKKDGKIIGALGKTLFKDMGLARVFAKKLSQLEDDLKFYKEELRKIHCATYTFDDIIGEGPKFAAIVNLAQRASRTTSNVLLTGESGTGKELFAHAIHNDSVRRYGPFIKVNCASIPEQLLESELFGYAEGAFTGARKGGKPGKFELANHGTIFLDEIGDMSLTMQAKLLRVIQEREIERVGGTKPCKIDVRIIAATNRKLYDMVKERTFRDDLFYRLNVMVIELPSLRERPEDIELLANFLVTKLNRKLETDVEGISSKAMQILQNYTWPGNVRELESVLERTMNILDEPVILPEHLPVRILQSKMDTGLSVNENQSWEPNSLEEGLISAEKELLVTALRRANGNKAQAAKILGIHRSVLYKKLIKHGLGGANLSLK from the coding sequence ATGGGTTTTTTCGTGGATGAGATGATTATGGCTAGACAGGATTCAGTGGAAAACCTAAGCACAGCCGACTTCCCAAAAGTTTCGGTTGATTGGAAGATTTCAGAGGTCTATGAAGCATTCGCCCACACGTCAGATTATATTTATGTTGTAAATAAAGAAGGGCTATTGGTAGGTGTTATAAATCATGAAACTATGTTAAAGAGCGGATGCGGATCATATAAAACTATGCGACAACTTGTTGGAGAGTTTAAGTATCAAATGCCGATGAGCCTAGTATCAGGTAGTTCAGTTAAAGATGCAATTTCCTTTTTTTTTGAACAGAAAGTGAACGAAGTTCCGGTTATCGACGAGGCGGGTCGGATGATTGGAGTACTCAAGCTTTGGACCTTGCTTGAGCACTTAGCAAGCACGTTAGATAAGTTGTATCAAGAGTTTAATGAATCTATGAAACTTACGGCAACACTGGGGGCAGTTATAGAAAATCCGTATGAAGGCATGGTCGTCGTCGACGAAAACAGCCGTGTAGTCATGATAAACAACTTTTATTTAGAGGCACTTGGGATAACTAGGGAACAAGCTTTAGGACAACACATTTATGAACTAACTCCACACTCTAAACTTCCAGACATTGTGCGTACAGGAAAAGCTCAATTCGCAGAATACTGGAAAGTACGAGGCCAGGAGTTTATGATTTTCCGGGCACCCATAAAAAAAGACGGCAAGATAATTGGTGCACTTGGGAAGACGCTCTTTAAAGACATGGGTTTAGCTCGTGTCTTCGCGAAGAAACTAAGCCAATTAGAAGATGATCTGAAGTTCTACAAAGAAGAGTTGCGTAAAATACACTGTGCGACGTATACTTTTGACGATATTATTGGGGAAGGACCAAAATTTGCTGCGATCGTTAACTTAGCGCAACGAGCGTCTCGTACCACCTCAAATGTCTTACTAACGGGAGAGAGTGGTACAGGAAAAGAGTTGTTTGCACATGCTATTCATAATGATAGCGTGAGGCGTTATGGACCGTTTATAAAGGTTAATTGTGCATCGATTCCAGAACAGCTCTTAGAATCTGAGTTGTTTGGCTATGCTGAAGGTGCCTTCACCGGGGCGCGGAAAGGAGGGAAACCTGGTAAATTCGAACTTGCCAACCATGGTACCATCTTTTTGGATGAGATCGGGGATATGAGTCTGACAATGCAGGCAAAACTTTTGCGTGTCATACAGGAGCGCGAAATTGAAAGGGTGGGCGGAACGAAACCATGCAAAATCGATGTGCGCATTATTGCAGCGACTAACCGTAAATTATACGATATGGTCAAGGAAAGAACGTTTCGTGACGACCTTTTCTATCGGTTAAATGTTATGGTCATTGAGCTTCCAAGCTTACGGGAAAGGCCCGAAGACATCGAATTACTTGCTAATTTTCTTGTGACTAAATTGAATCGGAAACTAGAGACAGATGTGGAAGGGATTTCTAGTAAGGCCATGCAAATATTACAAAACTATACTTGGCCGGGTAATGTCCGGGAATTGGAGAGCGTTCTTGAACGAACAATGAACATTCTTGACGAGCCGGTTATTCTTCCCGAACATTTACCAGTTCGGATATTGCAATCGAAAATGGATACAGGTCTAAGTGTGAATGAGAATCAAAGTTGGGAACCAAATAGCTTGGAGGAAGGCTTAATTTCTGCCGAAAAAGAGTTGCTGGTCACCGCTTTGCGGCGTGCTAACGGCAACAAGGCGCAAGCAGCTAAAATCTTGGGTATTCACAGATCTGTACTGTATAAGAAATTAATAAAACATGGGCTTGGAGGTGCGAATTTGTCTCTGAAGTAG
- a CDS encoding 3-hydroxyacyl-CoA dehydrogenase family protein gives MKIKKIGVLGAGTMGAGIAQVSIEAGYNVVLIDVVPEVVEKAVKGLNKVWGKGVEKGKLTAEAVANYNTLLTSSTDINDFKDVDIVIEAIVENIEVKKKVHKQLSEICKDDTILASNTSALSITEIAAATNSPGKVLGMHFFNPVPLMKLVEVIPGVVTTDDVVQTVMELSKNIGKDPVKAKESPGFIVNRILVPYINEAANVYQEGIATVEEIDKAMKLGAGMPMGPLALADMIGIDIALAVCEFFYNEFGDSKYRPSLAFKQKVRAGHLGRKTGKGFYDYSN, from the coding sequence ATGAAAATAAAAAAAATTGGAGTTTTAGGTGCAGGTACAATGGGTGCGGGAATTGCTCAAGTAAGCATTGAAGCGGGATATAACGTCGTCTTAATTGATGTAGTTCCAGAAGTTGTGGAAAAGGCAGTAAAAGGTTTAAACAAGGTATGGGGGAAAGGTGTAGAAAAAGGCAAACTGACCGCCGAAGCTGTGGCTAATTATAATACGCTGTTAACAAGCAGCACAGATATTAACGATTTTAAAGATGTTGACATTGTCATTGAAGCAATTGTTGAAAATATCGAAGTTAAGAAAAAAGTTCATAAACAACTTAGCGAAATTTGTAAGGATGATACTATTTTAGCATCCAACACCTCCGCCTTAAGCATTACTGAGATTGCTGCCGCTACCAACAGTCCTGGTAAAGTGTTGGGAATGCATTTCTTTAATCCGGTACCTCTTATGAAATTAGTGGAAGTAATTCCCGGCGTTGTAACAACTGATGATGTTGTACAAACAGTCATGGAATTGTCCAAGAATATTGGTAAAGATCCAGTGAAGGCTAAAGAAAGTCCTGGCTTTATCGTTAACCGTATCTTGGTTCCTTATATTAATGAAGCTGCTAACGTATATCAAGAAGGTATCGCTACAGTTGAAGAAATTGATAAGGCAATGAAACTGGGCGCAGGAATGCCTATGGGCCCCTTGGCTTTGGCTGATATGATTGGAATAGATATTGCTTTAGCAGTATGCGAATTTTTCTATAACGAATTTGGCGATTCCAAATATCGTCCTTCACTGGCATTCAAACAAAAAGTCCGTGCTGGACACTTGGGTAGGAAGACTGGTAAGGGCTTCTATGACTATAGCAATTAA
- a CDS encoding acyl-CoA dehydrogenase: MSANFAVNSIRDFEFILQEWLPTENVFNYPQFADYYSKEDIKSVLEPILKMCKNVIEPTNAECETHPVTFADGKVTTPPSFGPLFHKIQEEGWGTSNIDNSDDAMVLPEMLHAAVWELICAANPSFMPYVLLTSGAAGLIQSFGDEKVKAIFLPKMMDGTWAGTMCLTEPGAGSDVGDITSKAYPTDDPRIFKIQGNKIFITGGNNDFTENIIHLFLARIEGAKPGTGGISLFAVPKYWVNEDGSLEDNDFVNTGVEHKMGLHGSVTAALSAGENGNCRGWLLGIDPRENEGKGEGMAQMFQMMNMARMETGHMALSCIINAFANARDNAKERVQGRLLTNPKAGRVPIINHEDIKRTLMMGKAHIEAMRAMMYRVYLAFDQRHRDPDPEVRKAANDLIEICTPLCKAYPSDEAWWLIGEALQSYGGYGYCEEYPVSQIARDVKIYSIWEGTNYIQSMDLLGRKMNMKGGSVFAAWVKEMFDFYAANKDNEALSKEFNILGKALNSYQAMIKAIAEYSKTNISKIPLYSRRILTASAQLFCGRQILDQAILADKKAKEVGPSHFDYKFYTGKVAAAKYYMHNVVPNVWAVAEIVIDGDASALDVPDEVFEY, from the coding sequence ATGTCTGCAAATTTTGCCGTAAATAGTATCCGGGATTTCGAGTTTATTCTTCAGGAATGGCTTCCAACAGAAAACGTATTTAATTACCCCCAGTTTGCCGACTATTATTCCAAAGAGGATATTAAATCAGTTCTTGAGCCAATTCTTAAAATGTGCAAAAACGTTATCGAACCTACCAACGCTGAATGTGAAACCCACCCAGTGACCTTTGCTGACGGCAAGGTAACGACCCCGCCTAGCTTTGGGCCTTTGTTTCATAAGATCCAGGAAGAAGGATGGGGAACGAGCAATATCGATAATTCAGACGATGCCATGGTTTTGCCGGAAATGTTGCACGCAGCCGTCTGGGAATTGATTTGTGCGGCTAATCCCTCGTTTATGCCCTATGTTCTCTTGACCAGTGGGGCAGCCGGCTTAATTCAAAGCTTTGGCGATGAAAAAGTTAAGGCGATATTCCTGCCTAAGATGATGGATGGAACTTGGGCAGGAACTATGTGCTTGACTGAGCCCGGTGCAGGTTCCGATGTAGGGGATATTACTTCCAAGGCCTATCCAACTGACGATCCTCGGATTTTCAAGATTCAGGGCAATAAGATATTTATAACCGGCGGAAACAATGATTTTACCGAAAATATTATCCACCTTTTCTTAGCCCGGATTGAAGGTGCTAAGCCGGGTACAGGAGGCATCTCACTGTTCGCAGTGCCGAAGTATTGGGTCAATGAAGACGGCAGCCTTGAAGACAATGATTTTGTAAACACCGGGGTAGAGCATAAAATGGGACTTCATGGTTCTGTCACTGCAGCTTTGTCTGCGGGGGAAAACGGAAATTGCCGCGGATGGCTGCTGGGTATCGACCCACGTGAAAATGAGGGCAAGGGCGAAGGAATGGCTCAAATGTTCCAAATGATGAATATGGCTCGAATGGAAACCGGTCATATGGCTTTGTCTTGTATTATCAATGCCTTTGCCAATGCCCGTGACAATGCGAAAGAGAGAGTTCAAGGTCGCTTGCTCACGAATCCTAAAGCCGGTCGGGTACCGATTATTAACCATGAAGACATCAAACGCACTCTTATGATGGGTAAAGCACATATCGAAGCAATGCGCGCCATGATGTACAGGGTTTACCTGGCTTTTGACCAACGTCATCGCGATCCCGATCCGGAAGTGAGAAAAGCCGCCAACGACCTGATTGAAATCTGCACTCCGCTTTGCAAGGCATATCCTTCCGACGAAGCCTGGTGGCTCATTGGGGAAGCGCTCCAATCCTATGGCGGGTATGGTTACTGTGAAGAATATCCCGTATCCCAAATTGCTCGAGACGTAAAGATCTACTCCATTTGGGAAGGCACCAACTATATCCAGTCCATGGATTTACTCGGACGCAAGATGAACATGAAGGGCGGCTCAGTTTTTGCTGCTTGGGTTAAGGAAATGTTCGATTTCTATGCAGCAAACAAAGATAACGAAGCCTTAAGTAAGGAATTCAATATCCTCGGCAAGGCCCTGAACTCTTATCAAGCTATGATTAAGGCTATAGCCGAATATTCAAAGACAAATATAAGCAAGATTCCTCTCTATTCCCGTCGTATCCTTACGGCCTCTGCTCAACTTTTCTGTGGACGTCAGATTCTTGATCAGGCGATTTTGGCAGATAAGAAGGCCAAGGAAGTGGGACCAAGTCACTTTGATTATAAATTCTACACGGGTAAAGTTGCTGCGGCTAAATATTACATGCATAATGTAGTACCTAATGTTTGGGCGGTTGCAGAGATTGTCATTGACGGTGATGCCTCAGCTCTCGATGTTCCGGATGAAGTTTTTGAATATTAA